One segment of Paraburkholderia sp. PREW-6R DNA contains the following:
- a CDS encoding cellulose synthase subunit BcsC-related outer membrane protein: protein MRLNALALSLRFALSVTAACCVATVSPDALAQASKDPLNVLIDQGKYWQSHQRGDLAEQAWLKVLRIDPKQPDALFGMGMVLADRKDGAGAQQYLARLKAAAPNYPNMDELGRRLGESSERDQTVNDARRLAQSGQSASAVQEYQRALVGKPATPELQLEYYQALSATPQGWDQARRGLEQLARDNPDDPRYALAYAQHLTYRDVTRRDGIARLQKLAGDSNVGASAKKSWRQALLWLDARPSDNALYQAYLQTAPDDAAVKARFDSMVQQDAAARERAQQNSAVDARGRVIADGFAALDRNDSATARAKFASVLANSPNDADALGGMGIAALKQEHFAEARNYLERASRNGNPARWKTALDSATYWTYTSDAIGARSNGEFAKAKSLFERAIALNPSDVTAQVLLGEMLLSSNDPVGAEQAYRMALRRQADNPDAIRGLVGALAAQGRGDEALQFANQLNTEQQSKAGGINRLRGEAQAAQARAAEARGDLGSARSLFEDALLNTPDDPWLRLDLARIYVRQGAVANARSMMDGLLAAHPDMTDALYASALLSAETQDWGAGLAQLDRIPVAQRTDAMTVLQHRLWVHQQADLATRMAKAGQPQQALATLHAAEPVAGTSPELIGVLAAAYQQAGDPTRALGLVRSAMNAAPGNTDLLLQYAGILSATQQETELGMVMRRLASMPLTPQQRTDFGNLNLGIVIKQCDVVRQRGDLASAYDVIAPWLAAMPDNPDLQAALGRLYSSAGDDRNALVSYRTALQRKPDDLALIQAAIPAAVGAKQFGYAETLAKQALAAAPGDPGVLATVGRMYRAEGKLSLAATYLQRSLVAANTPLMANAQRSGSASNVPRGWEAAMSRIGATPLPGTNPFEGKTATVTATDADNAAFAGGSSNAARASLPYSQSSLPSQTVPNFPPPSQPAPYVAPYSAPAQPYSPSGAPSAMPYNAAPAVNTGGYGQESYGSSQSGAPLQPYPGQRQAQYQQPMQQAPQQAYYAAGPQQGQYPQQAPYPQQQPYQQPYGAPDGYAATPWPMSPAAREAQANAGSMQPYATSESAARRASSKKSGTSKNTSGSRTYTQQPYPQQQQQQQQPRYAQQQPYQPYPQQQPYANQGYAQQPYQPYPPQQPYANQGYAGQQQQQPYIPQPPAGYAQAYYPQTPGANGGGNYAQANVANAQTLGVAEELAQVNREQSSTVSGGVVFRNRSGEDGLSSVTDIEAPIQGRIKAGNGHVIVTATPVTLDAGSAAGNVSTLARFGAGLSNAASAQAAKAGTNNYGSQTANGVGLSVGYEGRGLSADVGVTPIGFRQTNIVGGAQYNGAITDKVSYSLAVARRAVTDSLLSYAGARDAASGLEWGGVTSNGGLGSLAWDDGTNGLYVNAAYQHYMGTNVQSNDAFKGGGGVYTRLLKDADQTLTVGVNTTWMHYTDNLSYFTYGQGGYFSPQQYVILNLPVEWSGRNGAFTYDVKASIGVQHYRQDSSNYFPRDPGLQSAAAFQASSVGNGVDSNAVYPGQSKTGVSYSISAVGEYQLAPQLAFGATASLGNAYEYREWLAAVYLRYSFTKQTGAQPFPPAPLSSPYLSLSN from the coding sequence GTACTGGCAGTCGCACCAGCGCGGCGACCTCGCCGAACAGGCGTGGCTCAAGGTGCTGCGTATCGATCCGAAGCAGCCCGACGCGCTATTCGGCATGGGCATGGTGCTCGCCGACCGCAAGGACGGTGCGGGCGCGCAGCAGTATCTGGCGCGCCTGAAGGCGGCCGCGCCGAACTATCCGAATATGGATGAACTCGGCCGCCGTCTCGGCGAATCGAGCGAGCGCGACCAGACCGTGAACGACGCGCGGCGGCTTGCACAAAGCGGCCAGAGCGCGAGCGCGGTGCAGGAATATCAGCGCGCGCTCGTCGGCAAGCCGGCCACGCCGGAATTGCAGCTCGAATACTACCAGGCGCTCTCCGCGACGCCGCAAGGCTGGGATCAGGCGCGCCGCGGACTCGAACAGCTGGCGCGTGACAATCCCGACGACCCGCGCTATGCGCTGGCTTACGCACAGCATCTGACGTATCGCGATGTGACGCGGCGCGACGGCATCGCGCGTCTGCAAAAGCTGGCGGGCGACAGCAACGTGGGCGCGTCCGCGAAGAAAAGCTGGCGTCAGGCGTTGTTGTGGCTCGACGCGCGGCCTTCGGACAACGCGCTTTACCAGGCCTATCTGCAGACCGCGCCGGACGACGCCGCGGTGAAAGCGCGCTTCGACTCGATGGTGCAGCAGGACGCGGCGGCACGCGAGCGTGCGCAGCAGAACTCGGCGGTCGACGCGCGCGGCCGGGTGATCGCGGACGGCTTCGCAGCGCTCGATCGCAACGACAGCGCCACCGCGCGCGCGAAGTTTGCGTCCGTGCTCGCCAACAGTCCGAACGACGCCGATGCGCTCGGCGGCATGGGTATCGCCGCGTTGAAGCAGGAGCATTTCGCCGAAGCCCGCAACTATCTGGAACGCGCGTCGCGCAACGGCAATCCGGCACGCTGGAAAACCGCGCTGGATAGCGCGACCTACTGGACCTACACGAGCGACGCGATCGGCGCGCGCAGCAATGGTGAATTCGCGAAAGCAAAGTCGCTATTCGAACGCGCGATCGCGCTGAATCCGTCCGACGTCACCGCGCAGGTGCTGCTCGGCGAAATGCTGCTGTCCAGTAACGACCCGGTCGGCGCCGAGCAGGCGTACCGGATGGCGCTGCGCCGCCAGGCCGACAACCCCGATGCGATTCGCGGGCTCGTCGGCGCGCTTGCCGCGCAAGGCCGCGGCGACGAAGCATTGCAGTTCGCCAATCAGCTGAACACCGAACAGCAGTCGAAGGCTGGCGGCATCAACCGTCTGCGAGGCGAGGCACAGGCCGCGCAGGCGCGCGCCGCCGAGGCGCGCGGCGATCTCGGCAGCGCGCGCAGTCTTTTCGAGGACGCGCTGCTCAACACGCCGGACGACCCGTGGCTGCGGCTGGACCTCGCGCGCATTTACGTGCGGCAGGGCGCGGTCGCGAATGCGCGCAGCATGATGGACGGCCTGCTCGCCGCGCATCCCGACATGACCGACGCGTTGTATGCGAGCGCGTTGCTGTCGGCGGAAACGCAGGACTGGGGCGCGGGTCTGGCCCAACTCGACCGGATTCCCGTCGCGCAGCGCACCGACGCGATGACCGTCTTGCAGCATCGTCTGTGGGTACATCAGCAAGCTGATCTCGCCACGCGCATGGCGAAGGCCGGGCAGCCGCAGCAGGCGCTCGCCACGCTGCACGCCGCCGAACCGGTGGCCGGCACGAGCCCCGAACTGATCGGCGTGCTCGCCGCCGCTTACCAGCAGGCCGGCGACCCGACCCGCGCGCTCGGTCTCGTGCGCAGCGCGATGAATGCCGCGCCGGGCAACACCGACCTGCTGCTGCAATACGCGGGTATCCTGTCCGCCACGCAACAGGAAACCGAACTCGGCATGGTGATGCGCCGGCTCGCGTCGATGCCACTGACGCCGCAACAGCGCACCGACTTCGGCAACCTGAATCTCGGCATCGTCATCAAGCAGTGCGACGTAGTGCGTCAACGCGGCGACCTGGCCAGCGCTTACGACGTGATCGCGCCGTGGCTCGCGGCGATGCCCGACAATCCCGATCTGCAAGCCGCGCTCGGCCGCCTCTACTCGAGCGCCGGCGACGACCGCAATGCGCTCGTCAGCTACCGCACGGCGCTGCAACGCAAGCCCGACGACCTGGCGCTGATCCAGGCGGCGATTCCCGCCGCCGTCGGCGCCAAACAGTTCGGCTATGCGGAGACGCTCGCGAAACAGGCGCTCGCTGCCGCACCCGGCGATCCGGGCGTGCTCGCCACGGTGGGCCGCATGTATCGCGCCGAGGGCAAGCTGTCGCTCGCGGCGACCTATCTGCAGCGCTCGCTCGTTGCGGCCAATACGCCGCTGATGGCCAATGCGCAGCGCAGCGGCTCCGCGAGCAACGTGCCGCGCGGCTGGGAAGCGGCGATGAGCCGGATCGGCGCGACGCCGCTGCCGGGCACCAACCCCTTCGAAGGCAAAACCGCTACCGTCACGGCAACCGACGCCGACAACGCCGCATTCGCCGGCGGCAGTTCCAACGCCGCGCGCGCTTCGCTTCCGTATTCGCAATCCTCCTTGCCGTCACAGACCGTGCCGAACTTTCCGCCGCCCTCGCAGCCCGCGCCTTACGTCGCTCCGTACAGCGCGCCCGCGCAGCCTTACTCGCCGAGCGGCGCACCGTCCGCGATGCCGTACAACGCGGCGCCTGCCGTCAATACCGGCGGCTATGGGCAGGAGAGCTATGGTTCCAGCCAGTCGGGCGCGCCGCTGCAGCCTTATCCGGGGCAAAGGCAGGCGCAATATCAGCAGCCGATGCAACAGGCGCCGCAACAGGCTTATTACGCGGCCGGTCCGCAGCAGGGCCAGTATCCGCAGCAGGCGCCTTATCCTCAGCAGCAGCCGTATCAGCAACCCTACGGCGCTCCGGATGGCTACGCGGCGACGCCGTGGCCAATGTCGCCTGCTGCGCGCGAAGCGCAGGCCAACGCCGGTTCCATGCAGCCCTACGCCACGTCGGAATCGGCCGCGCGGCGCGCCAGTAGCAAGAAGTCAGGCACGTCGAAGAACACCTCAGGTTCGCGGACTTACACGCAGCAGCCCTACCCTCAGCAGCAACAGCAGCAACAGCAGCCGCGCTACGCGCAGCAGCAGCCATATCAACCGTATCCGCAGCAGCAGCCGTATGCAAATCAGGGCTATGCGCAACAGCCTTATCAGCCGTACCCGCCGCAGCAGCCGTACGCGAATCAGGGCTATGCCGGCCAGCAGCAACAGCAGCCTTACATCCCTCAACCGCCTGCCGGTTACGCGCAGGCGTATTACCCGCAGACGCCCGGTGCTAACGGCGGCGGCAACTATGCGCAAGCCAACGTGGCGAATGCGCAAACACTTGGCGTGGCGGAAGAACTGGCGCAGGTCAATCGCGAGCAATCGAGCACCGTGTCGGGCGGCGTGGTATTCCGCAACCGTTCGGGCGAAGACGGCCTGTCGTCCGTCACCGATATCGAAGCGCCGATCCAGGGGCGCATCAAGGCGGGCAATGGTCACGTGATCGTGACGGCCACGCCGGTCACGCTCGACGCCGGCAGCGCGGCTGGCAACGTATCGACGCTCGCGCGTTTCGGCGCGGGGCTGTCTAACGCCGCATCGGCGCAGGCAGCGAAAGCGGGCACCAACAACTATGGCAGCCAGACCGCGAACGGCGTCGGCCTGTCGGTCGGCTATGAAGGACGCGGACTAAGCGCTGATGTCGGCGTGACGCCGATCGGCTTTCGCCAAACGAACATTGTCGGCGGCGCACAGTACAACGGCGCGATCACCGACAAGGTGTCGTACTCGCTGGCGGTTGCACGCCGCGCGGTGACGGACAGCCTGCTTTCCTATGCGGGTGCCCGCGACGCGGCGTCCGGCCTCGAGTGGGGCGGCGTGACGTCCAACGGCGGGCTGGGCAGCCTCGCCTGGGACGACGGCACGAACGGTCTGTACGTCAACGCCGCCTATCAGCACTACATGGGCACGAACGTCCAGAGCAACGACGCGTTCAAAGGCGGCGGCGGTGTCTATACGCGCCTGCTGAAGGACGCCGACCAGACGCTCACGGTCGGCGTGAACACCACGTGGATGCATTACACGGACAACCTGTCGTACTTCACGTACGGCCAGGGCGGCTACTTCAGTCCACAACAGTATGTGATCCTGAATCTGCCGGTCGAATGGTCGGGCCGCAACGGCGCGTTCACGTATGACGTGAAGGCCTCGATCGGCGTGCAGCATTACCGTCAGGATTCATCTAACTACTTTCCGCGCGACCCCGGCCTGCAAAGTGCGGCGGCATTTCAGGCCAGTTCCGTCGGCAACGGGGTGGACAGCAACGCGGTATACCCGGGCCAGAGCAAGACCGGCGTGTCGTATTCGATCAGCGCAGTCGGCGAATACCAGCTTGCGCCGCAACTTGCGTTCGGGGCGACGGCTTCGCTCGGCAATGCTTACGAATATCGTGAATGGCTCGCTGCCGTGTACCTGCGCTACAGTTTCACCAAACAGACCGGCGCGCAGCCGTTCCCGCCCGCGCCGCTCAGTTCGCCGTATCTGTCGTTGTCGAATTGA
- a CDS encoding DUF2252 domain-containing protein, with product MPKKNSISKLPKPDARQSYLISRRNARMARSAHAYVRGNTSKFYEWLDGMESHALPEGPAIWICGDCHTGNLGPVADAHGRVEIQIRDLDQTVIGNPAHDLIRLGLSLAVAARGSDLPGVMTVRMMEALSDGYERAFDESAGDADIHAEKPEVVRLVMKEAVRRSWRHLAEERIEDIKPSIPLGARFWPLAKSERREIETLFEKGSLARLATMLRGAGDDAHVDVIDAAYWVKGCSSLGRLRYAVLLDVDGAALDGDDLCLMDIKEAVQAAAPRYAGVRMPRDNAERVVEGARHLSPSLGDRMRAARLDDRAVVIRELLPQDMKLTIEQLTPEEAMKAARFLALVVGKAHARQMDGAGRKAWLSELRKNRSKTLDAPGWLWKSIVELVSSHEAGYLEHCRRYATERAAA from the coding sequence ATGCCCAAGAAGAATTCGATCAGCAAGCTCCCCAAACCCGACGCGCGCCAGTCGTACCTGATCTCGCGCCGCAATGCACGCATGGCGCGCTCCGCGCATGCGTATGTGCGCGGCAATACCAGCAAGTTCTATGAGTGGCTCGACGGGATGGAGAGCCACGCGTTGCCTGAAGGGCCGGCAATCTGGATTTGCGGCGACTGCCATACCGGCAACCTCGGCCCGGTTGCGGACGCGCATGGGCGCGTCGAAATCCAGATTCGCGATCTGGATCAGACCGTGATCGGCAATCCCGCGCACGACCTGATCCGTCTCGGTCTGTCGCTCGCCGTCGCGGCACGGGGCTCCGATCTGCCAGGTGTGATGACCGTGCGGATGATGGAAGCGCTGTCGGATGGCTACGAACGCGCATTCGACGAATCCGCCGGCGACGCCGATATTCACGCGGAAAAGCCCGAGGTCGTGCGCCTCGTGATGAAGGAGGCCGTGCGCCGTTCATGGCGGCATCTCGCGGAGGAGCGCATCGAGGACATCAAGCCGAGTATTCCGCTCGGCGCGCGTTTCTGGCCGCTCGCGAAAAGCGAGCGGCGCGAGATCGAGACGCTGTTCGAGAAGGGGTCGCTCGCGCGCCTCGCGACGATGCTGCGCGGCGCGGGCGACGATGCGCACGTCGATGTTATTGACGCCGCCTACTGGGTGAAGGGTTGCAGTTCGCTCGGACGGCTGAGATATGCGGTGCTGCTCGATGTCGACGGAGCCGCGCTGGATGGCGACGACCTGTGTCTGATGGATATCAAGGAGGCGGTGCAGGCCGCCGCACCGCGTTACGCGGGTGTGCGGATGCCGCGCGATAACGCGGAGCGCGTGGTGGAAGGCGCGCGGCATCTGTCGCCGTCGCTCGGCGACCGGATGCGCGCGGCCCGCCTCGACGATCGTGCAGTGGTCATCCGTGAACTGCTGCCGCAGGACATGAAACTGACGATCGAGCAACTGACCCCGGAAGAAGCAATGAAGGCCGCGCGCTTTCTCGCGCTGGTGGTGGGCAAGGCGCATGCGCGGCAGATGGACGGAGCAGGGCGCAAGGCGTGGCTGTCCGAGTTGCGCAAGAATCGTTCGAAGACGCTCGATGCGCCTGGCTGGCTCTGGAAAAGTATCGTGGAACTGGTGAGCAGCCACGAGGCGGGCTATCTGGAGCACTGCCGCCGGTATGCGACGGAGCGGGCTGCAGCGTGA
- a CDS encoding response regulator, producing MPFPAQDHGCPGWRGEMAQRISTFDWAATSLGAVEHWPRSLTATVQMMLASPVPLVLLWDTPGYMIYNDAYSVFAGGRHPFLLGRPVESGWPEVADFNRHVMTTCLAGGTLSYRDKELVLLREGRPEDVWMDLYYSPVPDDSGAPAGVIAMVVETTARVLTERWRQRAEAELQETNERLQLALNTGAVLGTWVLDVRTGRVSGDERFARTFSFAVEEAAKGVDRNDAVQMVHPDDRALNEERTVEAMRTGQPFRAEYRIRRPDGEYLWVQANGRCEFDEHGEPTRFPGVLIDVHERKMAEQSLRQLTETLEQRVADALAARAFAEEQLRQAQKMEAIGSLTGGVAHDFNNVLQVINGNLQMLAADAGDSPATLRRLSAATDAVKRGAKLAAHLLAFARRQPLSPTVLNPRRLLAGMSEMLRRALGETIRIDTLLSDDLWNVQADRNQLENALLNLAINARDAMQADGTLTVRAGNRVLDAAFCHDKPELSPGAYVVFSVTDTGTGMAPDVLRRVFEPFFTTKPDGHGTGLGLSMVFGFARQSGGHTVIESEPGRGTTVSLFFPRCDEPETPEAMDDTAAPAGGGETVLVVEDDADVRLTAVEMLAQLGYRILTASSGDAAIEFIDSDVPIDLLFTDVVMPGKIKSVELARRAAARTPPVPTLFTSGYTRDEIVHHGKLDAGITLLSKPYRRDDLARKVRGVLRTGVVDVSGKDGGANAQTAACAPARVLLVEDDPDSRDAFNDLLGALGLDCTAVASAEAALPLLPAHRYDILFTDLTLPGMSGDQLARAALREQPSIRVLLVSGYGRGAQLGASIPNVRVLGKPLDIAQLRSELAPWIDQTEAAS from the coding sequence ATGCCCTTTCCGGCACAAGATCATGGCTGCCCCGGCTGGCGCGGCGAGATGGCGCAGCGCATCAGCACGTTCGACTGGGCCGCCACGAGCCTCGGCGCGGTCGAACACTGGCCACGCAGTCTGACCGCCACCGTGCAGATGATGCTGGCTTCGCCCGTGCCGCTCGTGCTGCTGTGGGACACACCCGGCTACATGATCTATAACGACGCCTATTCGGTCTTCGCCGGCGGGCGTCATCCCTTTCTGCTCGGACGCCCCGTGGAAAGCGGCTGGCCGGAGGTGGCCGACTTCAATCGCCACGTCATGACCACGTGCCTTGCGGGCGGCACGCTGTCGTATCGCGACAAGGAACTGGTGCTGCTGCGTGAAGGCCGCCCCGAAGACGTGTGGATGGACCTCTACTACAGCCCCGTGCCGGATGACAGCGGCGCGCCCGCCGGCGTGATCGCAATGGTCGTGGAAACCACGGCGCGCGTCCTCACCGAGCGCTGGCGGCAACGGGCGGAGGCCGAATTGCAGGAAACCAACGAGCGTCTGCAACTCGCGCTGAACACCGGCGCGGTGCTGGGCACGTGGGTGCTGGACGTGCGTACCGGGCGCGTCAGCGGCGACGAGCGTTTTGCGCGCACCTTTTCCTTTGCGGTCGAGGAGGCCGCGAAAGGTGTCGACCGGAACGACGCCGTGCAGATGGTCCATCCGGACGACCGGGCGCTCAACGAGGAGCGCACCGTCGAAGCGATGCGCACTGGTCAGCCGTTTCGCGCCGAATACCGGATTCGCCGGCCCGACGGCGAATATCTGTGGGTACAGGCCAACGGCCGCTGCGAGTTCGACGAACATGGCGAGCCAACCCGCTTTCCCGGCGTGCTGATCGACGTGCACGAACGCAAGATGGCCGAGCAGTCGCTCAGACAGTTGACGGAAACGCTCGAACAGCGGGTCGCCGATGCACTCGCCGCACGCGCGTTCGCCGAAGAGCAGTTGCGCCAGGCGCAGAAAATGGAAGCGATCGGCAGCCTGACGGGCGGCGTTGCGCATGACTTCAACAACGTGCTGCAGGTCATCAACGGCAATCTGCAGATGCTCGCCGCCGACGCCGGCGACAGTCCGGCCACGCTGCGCCGCCTGTCCGCCGCCACCGACGCCGTCAAACGCGGCGCGAAACTCGCCGCGCATCTGCTTGCGTTCGCGCGCCGCCAGCCGCTTTCGCCGACCGTGCTCAATCCCCGCCGGCTTCTGGCCGGCATGAGCGAGATGCTGCGTCGTGCGCTCGGCGAAACCATCCGGATCGACACGCTGCTCAGCGACGATCTGTGGAACGTGCAGGCCGACCGCAACCAGTTGGAGAACGCGCTCCTCAATCTCGCGATCAACGCGCGCGACGCCATGCAGGCCGACGGCACGCTCACCGTGCGCGCCGGAAACCGCGTGCTCGACGCAGCGTTCTGCCATGACAAGCCCGAACTGTCGCCCGGCGCATACGTCGTGTTCTCGGTGACGGACACCGGCACCGGCATGGCGCCGGACGTGCTGCGACGCGTGTTCGAACCGTTCTTCACGACGAAGCCCGACGGCCACGGCACCGGCCTTGGTCTGAGCATGGTGTTCGGCTTCGCGCGGCAAAGCGGCGGCCACACCGTAATCGAGAGCGAGCCGGGGCGCGGCACGACCGTCTCGCTGTTCTTCCCGCGCTGCGACGAGCCGGAAACCCCCGAGGCGATGGACGACACCGCCGCGCCCGCGGGCGGCGGGGAAACGGTCCTCGTGGTCGAAGACGACGCAGACGTGCGGCTGACCGCTGTCGAAATGCTCGCGCAACTCGGCTACCGCATATTGACCGCATCGAGCGGCGATGCGGCAATCGAGTTCATCGACAGCGACGTGCCGATCGACCTGCTGTTTACCGATGTCGTCATGCCGGGCAAGATCAAGAGCGTCGAACTCGCGCGGCGCGCTGCCGCACGTACGCCGCCAGTGCCGACGCTTTTTACGTCCGGCTATACGCGCGACGAAATCGTTCACCACGGCAAGCTCGACGCGGGCATCACGTTGCTGTCGAAGCCATATCGTCGCGACGATCTCGCGCGCAAGGTGCGGGGCGTGCTGCGCACGGGCGTGGTCGATGTGAGCGGGAAAGACGGCGGTGCGAATGCACAGACTGCCGCCTGCGCGCCGGCTCGCGTGCTGCTGGTCGAAGACGATCCCGATTCGCGCGACGCGTTTAACGACCTGCTGGGCGCGCTCGGTCTCGACTGCACCGCTGTCGCAAGCGCGGAAGCCGCGCTGCCGCTTCTGCCCGCGCATCGCTACGACATCCTCTTTACGGATCTCACGCTGCCCGGCATGTCGGGCGACCAACTGGCGCGCGCCGCACTGCGCGAGCAACCGTCGATCCGCGTGTTGCTGGTCTCCGGCTACGGTCGCGGCGCGCAACTCGGCGCGTCGATTCCCAACGTGCGCGTGCTCGGCAAGCCGCTCGACATCGCCCAGTTGCGCAGCGAACTCGCACCGTGGATCGACCAGACCGAGGCCGCGTCCTGA
- a CDS encoding DUF72 domain-containing protein codes for MDIRCGTAGWTDKTLIACKRFYPRGCSSAEARLRHYASQFPLVEVDSSYYAMPSASNAQLWTERTPAGFTFNFKAFRLFTGHQTSPQALPPDIAMALPQGMTGPRKKNVYYRDMPGEIRDELWRRYLEALEPLRASGRLGAVLFQFAPWIMRAPDGLALVEECRARMVGYLIAAEFRNQSWFAEEHAAWTLAFLREHRIVHVIVDAPPDVTRRVHTVWEATHPELALVRLHGRNTQTWNATGAASAAERFDYDYNDAELTELAEPIRAIATRVGRTHVIFNNCFEDQGQRNARSLISILEAGAAPLLF; via the coding sequence ATGGATATCCGCTGCGGCACCGCTGGCTGGACCGACAAGACACTGATTGCATGCAAGCGCTTCTATCCGCGCGGCTGCAGCAGCGCGGAGGCGCGGCTGCGCCATTACGCGTCGCAGTTTCCGCTAGTGGAGGTCGATTCGTCGTACTACGCGATGCCGTCAGCGAGCAACGCTCAGCTATGGACCGAGCGCACGCCCGCCGGCTTCACGTTCAACTTCAAGGCGTTTCGCCTGTTCACCGGGCATCAGACATCGCCGCAGGCATTGCCGCCCGACATCGCGATGGCGTTGCCGCAGGGCATGACCGGTCCGCGCAAGAAGAATGTGTATTACCGCGACATGCCCGGCGAGATTCGCGACGAGCTATGGCGGCGCTATCTCGAAGCGCTCGAACCGCTACGCGCGAGTGGCCGGCTTGGCGCGGTGCTGTTCCAGTTCGCGCCGTGGATCATGCGCGCGCCGGACGGCCTCGCGCTCGTCGAAGAATGCCGGGCGCGCATGGTGGGCTATCTGATCGCCGCGGAGTTTCGCAACCAGTCCTGGTTCGCCGAAGAACACGCCGCCTGGACGCTCGCCTTCCTGCGCGAGCACCGGATCGTGCATGTGATCGTCGACGCGCCGCCGGACGTGACCCGTCGCGTTCACACCGTGTGGGAAGCGACGCATCCGGAACTGGCGCTCGTGCGCCTGCACGGCCGCAATACCCAGACGTGGAATGCGACCGGCGCGGCGAGCGCCGCAGAACGCTTCGATTACGACTACAACGACGCCGAGCTGACCGAACTCGCTGAACCGATACGTGCGATTGCAACGCGCGTGGGCCGCACTCATGTGATCTTCAACAACTGCTTCGAGGATCAGGGGCAGCGCAACGCGCGCAGTTTGATCAGCATCCTGGAAGCGGGAGCCGCACCGCTTCTTTTTTAA
- a CDS encoding DUF2934 domain-containing protein, with the protein MNEDLEARIRTRAYHLWENDASPDGRADEYWEKARRQLEAEGDPDLNAPAPAVEQSDQYNAIGMRAEESDKSEDIADT; encoded by the coding sequence ATGAACGAGGACCTGGAAGCCAGGATTCGCACGCGCGCTTACCACCTTTGGGAAAACGACGCCTCGCCGGATGGCCGTGCAGACGAATACTGGGAAAAGGCCAGACGGCAGCTGGAAGCCGAGGGCGACCCCGATCTGAACGCGCCCGCACCTGCTGTCGAACAATCGGATCAATACAACGCGATCGGCATGCGGGCGGAAGAGAGCGACAAATCCGAAGACATAGCGGACACTTGA
- a CDS encoding arsenic transporter has translation MNSTFISWGIAAAATAGVITRPFKWPEAVWAVAGALLLVLFGLLPVGLAFEAIGKGADVYLFLFGMMLLSEVGRREGLFDWVAVLAVNHAQGSPRRLFLLVYLVGVVITAFLSNDATAVVLTPAVFAAARKARTPPLPLLFVCALIANAASFVLPISNPANIVLYGNHTPALGAWLMRFTLPSILSIVATYVLLRWTQRGALTGTCEANLETTALSSSGRVALAGIGVTAIVLLTVSAFDIALGLPTAILGLVTALVVLILERKSPLPMIREISWSVLPLVAALFVLVEMLDHTGVINMLATLARHGAQHDEVASAAWAGGAIALVSNLMNNLPAGLIASSTVMQAHSPERVIDALLIGVDLGPNMSITGSLATILWLNAIRREGEDVSFMKFLKVGVIVMVPALVLALGARLLTG, from the coding sequence GTGAATTCCACTTTTATCTCCTGGGGTATTGCCGCGGCCGCGACGGCCGGCGTCATTACCCGTCCGTTCAAATGGCCCGAGGCAGTGTGGGCGGTGGCCGGCGCGCTTCTGCTGGTCCTGTTCGGGCTGTTGCCCGTCGGGCTCGCATTCGAGGCGATCGGCAAGGGCGCCGATGTCTATCTGTTCCTGTTTGGGATGATGCTGCTCTCGGAAGTGGGCCGTCGCGAAGGCCTGTTCGACTGGGTCGCGGTGCTGGCGGTCAACCACGCACAGGGCTCGCCGCGCCGGCTGTTTCTGCTGGTCTATCTGGTCGGGGTCGTCATCACGGCCTTTCTTTCCAACGACGCCACCGCGGTCGTACTCACGCCCGCCGTGTTCGCCGCAGCCAGAAAGGCCAGGACGCCGCCGTTGCCGCTGCTGTTCGTCTGTGCGCTGATCGCCAATGCCGCGAGTTTCGTGCTGCCGATCTCGAACCCCGCCAACATCGTGCTGTACGGCAATCACACGCCCGCGCTCGGCGCGTGGCTGATGCGCTTCACGCTGCCGTCCATTCTGTCGATCGTCGCGACTTACGTGTTGTTGCGCTGGACCCAGCGCGGCGCGCTGACGGGAACCTGTGAAGCGAATCTCGAAACGACCGCGCTGTCGTCAAGCGGACGCGTCGCGCTGGCCGGTATCGGTGTGACCGCGATCGTCCTGTTGACCGTGTCCGCGTTCGATATTGCACTGGGCTTGCCGACCGCGATACTGGGCCTCGTGACCGCACTGGTGGTGTTGATCCTCGAGCGCAAGTCGCCGCTGCCGATGATCCGCGAAATCTCGTGGAGCGTGCTGCCGCTCGTTGCGGCGCTGTTCGTGCTGGTGGAAATGCTCGATCACACCGGCGTCATCAACATGCTCGCCACACTCGCCCGACACGGCGCGCAGCACGACGAAGTGGCGAGCGCGGCATGGGCGGGCGGCGCGATCGCGCTCGTCAGCAATCTGATGAACAACCTGCCGGCCGGCCTGATCGCGAGCTCGACGGTGATGCAGGCGCACAGTCCGGAGCGTGTGATCGACGCGCTGCTGATCGGCGTCGATCTCGGCCCGAACATGTCGATCACCGGTTCGCTCGCGACCATCCTGTGGCTCAACGCCATCCGCCGCGAAGGCGAGGACGTGAGCTTCATGAAGTTTCTGAAGGTGGGCGTGATCGTGATGGTGCCGGCGTTGGTGCTGGCCTTGGGCGCGCGGCTTCTCACCGGCTGA